One Brassica napus cultivar Da-Ae chromosome C2, Da-Ae, whole genome shotgun sequence DNA window includes the following coding sequences:
- the LOC125581451 gene encoding uncharacterized protein LOC125581451 encodes MEDLNTFAADCVVVSCCCNCLVLQIVIFIFLGIPQKLIKNTRKCYTKWGINGRTKRMGLDYECRGNTGVDWEWRKETLSIEMEGFGCIEEVEEALQEFSKNGEFLFGSFWRKERVQNLSMSSCVNENFDLKFVSRYEIIEENFYSLDYTLTTSHIEISGNKNSPCIH; translated from the coding sequence ATGGAAGATCTTAACACATTTGCTGCTGACTGCGTCGTTGTATCATGTTGCTGCAACTGTCTTGTTCTCCAAATCGTGATCTTCATCTTCCTTGGGATTCCTCAaaaactgatcaagaacacaagaaAATGTTACACAAAATGGGGCATAAACGGAAGAACAAAAAGAATGGGGCTCGATTATGAATGTCGAGGAAACACCGGGGTCGATTGGGAATGGAGAAAAGAGACTCTGAGTATAGAGATGGAGGGCTTTGGATGTATTGAAGAAGTTGAAGAGGCTTTACAGGAGTTTTCAAAGAATGGTGAGTTTTTGTTTGGAAGCTTCTGGCGAAAAGAGAGGGTTCAAAACTTGTCAATGTCAAGTTGTGTTAATGAAAACTTTGACCTAAAATTTGTAAGTCGTTATGAGATAATCGAAGAAAATTTCTACTCCTTGGATTATACATTAACAACTTCACATATTGAAATTAGTGGAAATAAAAATAGCCCTTGTATCCACTAG
- the LOC106431284 gene encoding phospholipid-transporting ATPase 10: MAGGGRRRRRLHISRIYSYTCGKSSFKEDHSNIGGPGFSRVVYCNEPGSPAAERRNYAGNYVRSTKYTVASFLPKSLFEQFRRVANFYFLVTGILSLTDLAPYGAISALLPLVLVISVTMVKEGIEDWRRKQQDIEVNNRKVKVHDGNGIFRQEEWSNLRVGDIVRVEKDEFFPADLLLLSSSYEESICYVETMNLDGETNLKVKQGLDATSSMLHEDSDFKDFRAVVRCEDPNVNLYMFVGTLELEEERFPLSIQQILLRDSKLRNTEYVYGAVVFTGHDTKVIQNSTDPPSKRSRIERKMDKIIYLMFGLVFLMSFVGSIIFGVETREDKLKNGRTERWYLRPDSAVILFDPERAPMAAIYHFFTAVMLYSNFIPISLYVSIEIVKVLQSIFINRDIHMYYEETDKPAQARTSNLNEELGMVDTILSDKTGTLTCNSMEFIKCSIAGTAYGRGITEVERAMAVRSGGSPLVNEDLDVVVDKVGPKVKGFNFEDERVMNGNWVRQPEAAVLRKFFRLLAVCHTAIPETDEETGNVSYEAESPDEAAFVVAARELGFEFFNRTQNEISFRELDLVTGEKVERVYKLLNVLEFNSSRKRMSVIVRDHDGKLLLLSKGADNVMFERLAKNGRQFEAKTQEHVNQYADAGLRTLILAYREVDENDYIEFNKSFNEAKASVSEDREALIDDITDKMERDLILLGATAVEDKLQNGVPECIDKLAQAGIKIWVLTGDKMETAINIGFASSLLRQEMKQITINLETPHIKSLEKSGIKDEIELASRESVVKQIEQGRELLAASGASSEAFALIIDGKSLTYALEDEVKNTFLDLATGCASVICCRSSPKQKALVTRLVKTGTGKTTLAIGDGANDVGMLQEADIGVGISGVEGMQAVMSSDIAIAQFRYLERLLLVHGHWCYSRISSMVCYFFYKNITFGVTVFLYEAYASFSAQPAYNDWFLSLFNVFFSSLPVIALGVFDQDVSARFCYKFPVLYQEGVQNILFSWKRIIGWMFNGFISALAIFFICKESLKHQLFDPNGKTAGREIMGGLMYTCVVWVVNLQMALSISYFTWVQHIVIWGSIAFWYIFLMIYGAITPSFSTDAYMVFLEALAPAPSYWLTTLFVMIFALTPYFVYKSVQMRFFPKYHQMIQWIRYEGHSNDPEFVEMVRQRSIRPTTVGYTARRAASVRRSGRFHDQLHKDLVAF, from the exons ATGGCAGGAGGTGGTCGGAGAAGGAGAAGATTACATATAAGCAGGATCTATTCTTACACTTGTGGTAAGTCAAGTTTCAAAGAAGACCATTCCAACATAGGAGGACCCGGTTTCTCGCGGGTCGTCTACTGTAACGAACCGGGTTCTCCGGCAGCTGAACGCCGGAACTATGCCGGAAATTACGTCAGGTCTACTAAATACACTGTCGCTTCTTTCCTCCCGAAGTCTCTCTTTGAGCAGTTCCGTCGCGTAGCTAACTTCTACTTCCTTGTCACCGGAATCTTGTCGTTGACTGATCTTGCTCCTTATGGAGCTATTAGTGCTCTCTTACCTCTTGTTCTTGTCATCTCTGTAACAATGGTTAAAGAAGGTATCGAAGATTGGCGCCGGAAACAACAG gatATTGAGGTGAATAATAGAAAAGTGAAAGTCCACGATGGCAATGGAATATTCCGGCAAGAGGAGTGGAGTAACCTAAGAGTAGGTGACATAGTCAGAGTCGAAAAAGACGAGTTTTTTCCAGCGGATCTTTTGCTTCTGTCATCAAGCTACGAGGAATCTATTTGCTATGTAGAAACTATGAATCTTGATGGAGAGACGAATCTGAAAGTGAAACAGGGTCTTGATGCCACTTCATCAATGTTACATGAAGATTCGGACTTCAAAGATTTCAGAGCCGTTGTTAGATGCGAAGATCCAAACGTGAATCTTTATATGTTCGTTGGGACtttggagcttgaagaagagaggtttCCTTTGTCGATTCAGCAGATTCTCCTACGTGATTCGAAGCTTAGAAACACAGAGTATGTGTACGGAGCTGTCGTTTTCACCGGACATGACACAAAG GTGATACAGAACTCAACTGATCCTCCATCAAAGAGGAGCAGGATCGAGAGGAAAATGGACAAGATCATCTACTTAATGTTCGGTCTGGTTTTTCTAATGTCATTCGTTGGATCAATCATCTTCGGAGTCGAAACAAGAGAAGATAAACTCAAAAACGGAAGAACAGAGAGATGGTACTTGAGACCAGACAGTGCAGTGATCTTGTTTGATCCAGAGAGAGCTCCAATGGCTGCAATCTACCACTTCTTCACCGCAGTAATGCTCTACAGTAACTTCATCCCTATATCTCTCTATGTTTCTATCGAAATCGTCAAAGTTCTTCAGAGCATTTTCATCAACAGAGACATTCATATGTACTACGAAGAGACCGATAAACCCGCGCAGGCACGGACTTCAAATTTGAATGAAGAGCTCGGTATGGTTGATACCATTCTATCCGATAAAACCGGGACTTTGACATGTAACTCTATGGAGTTTATCAAGTGTTCCATCGCGGGTACGGCTTATGGACGTGGTATAACTGAGGTTGAGAGAGCTATGGCTGTGAGAAGCGGCGGTTCGCCTTTGGTTAATGAAGATTTGGATGTTGTTGTGGACAAGGTTGGTCCTAAGGTTAAAGGGTTTAACTTTGAAGATGAAAGGGTTATGAATGGGAACTGGGTGAGGCAGCCTGAAGCTGCCGTGTTGCGGAAGTTTTTCAGATTACTTGCCGTGTGTCACACGGCGATACCTGAAACTGATGAGGAGACAGGGAATGTCTCTTATGAAGCTGAGTCTCCTGATGAAGCTGCGTTTGTCGTTGCGGCAAGAGAGCTAGGGTTTGAGTTCTTTAACCGGACGCAGAACGAGATCTCATTTCGTGAATTGGATCTTGTAACAGGGGAAAAAGTCGAGAG GGTTTATAAGTTGCTGAACGTTCTTGAGTTCAATAGCTCGAGAAAGAGAATGTCAGTGATTGTAAGAGACCATGACGGGAAGCTCTTGTTGTTGTCTAAAGGAGCTGACAA TGTAATGTTTGAAAGACTAGCAAAGAACGGTCGTCAGTTCGAGGCCAAAACCCAAGAACATGTAAACCAATATGCAGATGCTGGTCTAAGGACTTTGATACTTGCATACCGCGAGGTCGATGAGAATGACTACATAGAGTTCAACAAGAGTTTCAATGAAGCCAAGGCCTCGGTGAGTGAGGACCGTGAAGCTTTAATAGATGATATCACGGATAAGATGGAACGTGACCTTATTCTCCTTGGTGCTACTGCTGTTGAGGACAAACTTCAAAATGGG GTTCCGGAATGTATCGATAAACTTGCTCAAGCTGGAATCAAGATTTGGGTTCTAACTGGAGATAAAATGGAAACAGCTATCAATATTGG ATTTGCTTCTAGTTTACTAAGACAGGAGATGAAACAGATCACCATCAATCTTGAAACACCACATATCAAATCCCTGGAGAAATCTGGAATCAAAGATGAAATTGAATTGGCATCAAGAGAAAGTGTTGTGAAGCAAATAGAACAAGGAAGGGAATTGCTTGCTGCATCAGGTGCAAGCTCTGAAGCATTTGCCTTGATCATAGACGGGAAGTCCCTAACTTACGCCCTAGAGGACGAAGTCAAGAACACGTTTCTTGATCTTGCTACTGGCTGTGCGTCAGTGATTTGCTGCAGATCATCACCTAAACAAAAAGCATTG gTTACAAGGCTGGTTAAGACTGGAACAGGAAAAACAACATTAGCGATTGGAGATGGAGCAAATGATGTAGGAATGCTTCAAGAAGCTGACATTGGAGTAGGAATAAGTGGTGTTGAAGGAATGCAAGCGGTGATGTCTAGTGATATCGCCATTGCTCAATTCCGATATCTAGAACGTTTATTGCTAGTCCATGGTCATTGGTGTTACAGCAGAATCTCATCCATg gTATGTTACTTCTTCTACAAGAATATCACTTTCGGTGTCACGGTGTTCTTATATGAAGCTTACGCTTCCTTCTCTGCACAACCTGCATACAACGACTGGTTTCTCTCTCTGTTCAACgtatttttctcttctctccctGTCATTGCCCTCGGAGTCTTTGATCAAGACGTCTCAGCTCGCTTTTGTTACAAG TTCCCTGTGCTATACCAAGAAGGTGTGCAAAACATTCTCTTCAGCTGGAAAAGGATCATAGGATGGATGTTCAATGGATTCATAAGTGCCCTAGCCATTTTCTTCATCTGCAAGGAATCTCTAAAACACCAGCTATTCGACCCAAACGGCAAAACCGCAGGCCGGGAAATCATGGGGGGATTAATGTACACTTGTGTCGTGTGGGTGGTCAATCTCCAAATGGCATTATCAATAAGTTACTTCACATGGGTCCAACACATTGTGATTTGGGGATCAATTGCATTTTGGTACATCTTCCTCATGATCTATGGAGCTATAACCCCAAGTTTCTCTACCGATGCTTACATGGTCTTCCTTGAAGCCCTAGCTCCTGCTCCTTCCTACTGGCTCACCACTCTCTTTGTGATGATCTTTGCTTTGACACCTTACTTCGTCTACAAGTCGGTGCAAATGAGGTTTTTCCCTAAATACCATCAAATGATTCAGTGGATTAGGTACGAGGGTCACTCTAATGATCCTGAGTTCGTTGAGATGGTGAGGCAGAGGTCGATTAGACCCACCACCGTTGGATACACTGCGAGAAGAGCTGCTAGTGTACGGCGCTCCGGTCGGTTTCACGATCAGCTCCATAAGGATCTTGTTGCTTTCTGA